A single region of the Agromyces sp. Leaf222 genome encodes:
- a CDS encoding ROK family transcriptional regulator, protein MTPGDTTIPTITGPLDLHREQSARVVEHLVIHGSATRSELVNATGLGRGTIAGLTARLLDAGVIRESGDAHGDGRSTPLSLAGGDRVIVTARLTLDDALATIATLAGDEDARFTERLAPADPERPESPVTPLAVVLSRAIARAHRSGHRIADITVLVDGAVVGSPAVVITDARFGAEPVDVLGELRAMVPTLAEVERSLPLPIRLTPTATAAASVELEALPGIGDVLFLDGDTAVSAAAVAAGRPLTGAHGLGATFGHLPIVPGGLRCRCGQLGCLATVAAPEVVLERAGLAGYAATDGRAAALEELVLRIGEAEDRARWAWLDAAHWIGRTLQIVVPTIDPAVVVVGGYWSGFINDIQSALKGNRPTVGNGAISAIPVFSHAVGGSDAALVGARRQARERLIADPLLLVG, encoded by the coding sequence ATGACACCCGGCGATACGACGATCCCGACCATCACCGGCCCCCTCGACCTGCACCGCGAACAATCCGCCCGCGTCGTCGAGCACCTCGTGATCCACGGATCGGCGACGCGGAGCGAACTCGTGAACGCGACCGGGCTCGGCCGCGGCACGATCGCTGGGCTCACGGCGCGCCTGCTCGACGCGGGCGTGATCCGCGAATCCGGCGACGCGCACGGCGACGGGCGATCCACGCCGCTCTCGCTGGCGGGCGGCGACCGGGTGATCGTGACCGCACGACTGACCCTCGACGACGCCCTCGCGACGATCGCGACCCTCGCCGGCGACGAGGACGCACGCTTCACCGAGCGTCTCGCGCCCGCCGACCCCGAGCGCCCCGAGAGCCCGGTCACCCCGCTCGCCGTGGTGCTGTCGCGTGCGATCGCACGCGCCCACCGCTCGGGCCACCGCATCGCGGACATCACCGTGCTCGTCGACGGCGCCGTCGTCGGCTCACCGGCCGTCGTGATCACCGATGCGCGATTCGGCGCCGAGCCGGTCGACGTGCTCGGCGAGCTGCGCGCAATGGTCCCGACACTCGCCGAGGTCGAACGGTCGCTGCCGCTGCCCATCCGCCTCACGCCCACCGCCACGGCGGCCGCGAGCGTCGAGCTCGAGGCGCTGCCCGGCATCGGCGACGTGCTCTTCCTCGACGGCGACACCGCGGTCTCGGCCGCAGCCGTCGCGGCCGGCCGGCCGCTCACCGGGGCGCACGGCCTCGGCGCGACCTTCGGCCACCTCCCGATCGTGCCCGGCGGGCTTCGCTGCCGTTGCGGCCAGCTCGGCTGCCTCGCGACGGTGGCGGCTCCCGAGGTCGTGCTCGAGCGCGCCGGCCTCGCCGGATACGCCGCCACCGACGGCCGTGCCGCCGCCCTCGAGGAGTTGGTGCTGCGCATCGGCGAGGCCGAGGACCGCGCCCGCTGGGCCTGGCTCGACGCCGCCCACTGGATCGGCCGCACGCTGCAGATCGTGGTGCCGACGATCGATCCGGCGGTCGTGGTGGTCGGCGGCTACTGGTCGGGCTTCATCAACGACATCCAGAGCGCACTGAAGGGCAACCGCCCCACGGTCGGCAACGGCGCGATCAGCGCGATCCCCGTCTTCTCCCACGCGGTCGGAGGGTCGGATGCCGCGCTCGTCGGCGCCCGCCGGCAGGCGCGCGAGCGGCTCATCGCCGATCCGCTGCTGCTGGTCGGCTGA
- a CDS encoding polyprenol monophosphomannose synthase yields MSRALVVIPTYNERENIAETVARVRAAVPEAFVVVVDDSSPDGTGYIAEGLAADDGAVHVLHRTTKDGLGAAYLDAFGWALERGHDPIVQMDADGSHLPEQLPSLLAALEAPDAAGRPVDIVIGSRWIPGGTIENWPKRRELLSRWGSAYARTMLRLSTRDATAGYRVFRASALRAIRLDDVHTRGYGFQVDMLWHARQAGLVVVEVPITFVERVRGRSKMSTMIVAEAMLKVTGWGIAGLFRRSDAASGRFVGS; encoded by the coding sequence ATGTCGCGCGCCCTCGTCGTGATCCCGACGTACAACGAACGGGAGAACATCGCCGAGACCGTCGCCCGCGTGCGGGCGGCCGTGCCAGAGGCATTCGTCGTGGTCGTCGACGACAGCTCGCCCGACGGCACCGGATACATCGCCGAGGGCCTCGCCGCCGACGACGGCGCCGTGCACGTGCTGCACCGCACCACGAAGGACGGCCTCGGGGCCGCATACCTCGACGCGTTCGGCTGGGCGCTCGAGCGCGGACACGACCCGATCGTGCAGATGGACGCCGACGGCTCGCACCTGCCGGAGCAGCTGCCCTCGCTGCTCGCCGCGCTTGAGGCCCCGGATGCCGCGGGCCGGCCGGTCGACATCGTGATCGGCTCCCGGTGGATCCCCGGCGGCACCATCGAGAACTGGCCCAAGCGCCGTGAACTGCTCTCTCGATGGGGGAGCGCCTACGCGCGAACCATGCTGCGCCTCTCGACGCGTGACGCGACCGCCGGGTACCGGGTGTTCCGGGCATCGGCGCTGCGGGCGATCCGGCTCGACGACGTGCACACCCGGGGCTACGGATTCCAGGTCGACATGCTCTGGCATGCCCGCCAGGCCGGACTCGTGGTGGTCGAGGTGCCGATCACCTTCGTCGAGCGCGTGCGCGGCCGATCGAAGATGAGCACCATGATCGTCGCCGAGGCGATGCTGAAGGTCACCGGATGGGGCATCGCCGGGCTGTTCCGGCGTTCCGACGCGGCATCCGGACGATTCGTCGGCTCCTGA
- a CDS encoding MFS transporter: MSTNTASTTVISPSPAGSAGTGPAATHGPVAPRRAAWAGVVSLGLGIFTLVASEFLPASLLSPIAADLGITEGVAGQLVTATSIIGIIGGPLVVSALPRVDRRTVMVGLTTLAIVSNVLVAIAPVFGLMLASRLLLGLAISGFWAMSLAVTSQLVPAERLGRAMTIVNTGLSLATIAAVPAGAVLGELVGWRTVFLGAAAVGVIALTVQMVTLPSVPPTGSPGFGTLVRTAARPVVALGVLSVVLISGGHFAGFTYLRPAFETIGAVTPATLALLLAAFGIASFAGNLIAGPLADRRLRVLLVAAPTAIGASMVAYALLGANPVVAVIVVAVWGAGFGAVPTMIQTWMARVAPDRLESAGGLIVAAFQTAITIGAAVGGLLVDSVGVQVAFLGGGIAAVIGGMVLVSARGR, encoded by the coding sequence ATGTCGACGAACACCGCGAGCACCACCGTCATCTCCCCATCGCCCGCCGGGTCGGCCGGCACCGGCCCGGCTGCCACGCACGGCCCGGTCGCCCCTCGCCGTGCTGCATGGGCCGGCGTCGTCTCGCTCGGCCTCGGCATCTTCACGCTCGTCGCGAGCGAGTTCCTGCCGGCCAGCCTGCTCTCGCCGATCGCCGCCGACCTCGGCATCACCGAGGGCGTCGCCGGGCAGCTCGTGACCGCCACGAGCATCATCGGCATCATCGGCGGCCCGCTGGTCGTGTCGGCGCTGCCGAGGGTCGACCGCCGCACGGTCATGGTCGGGCTCACGACGCTCGCCATCGTCTCGAACGTGCTCGTCGCGATCGCGCCGGTGTTCGGGCTCATGCTGGCGTCGCGACTGCTGCTGGGCCTCGCGATCTCCGGATTCTGGGCCATGTCCCTCGCCGTGACCTCGCAGCTCGTTCCGGCCGAACGACTCGGCCGCGCGATGACGATCGTGAACACCGGCCTCTCGCTCGCGACGATCGCCGCCGTGCCCGCGGGCGCCGTGCTGGGCGAGCTCGTGGGCTGGCGCACCGTGTTCCTCGGCGCCGCCGCGGTCGGGGTCATCGCCCTCACCGTGCAGATGGTCACGCTCCCGTCGGTGCCGCCGACCGGTTCGCCGGGCTTCGGCACCCTCGTTCGCACCGCCGCTCGGCCGGTGGTCGCCCTCGGGGTGCTCTCCGTCGTGCTCATCTCCGGCGGCCACTTCGCCGGATTCACCTACCTCCGCCCCGCCTTCGAGACGATCGGAGCGGTCACCCCCGCGACGCTCGCGCTGCTGCTCGCCGCCTTCGGCATCGCCTCGTTCGCCGGCAACCTGATCGCCGGGCCGTTGGCGGACCGCCGGTTGCGCGTGCTGCTCGTCGCGGCACCGACCGCCATCGGCGCGTCGATGGTCGCCTACGCGCTGCTGGGCGCGAACCCGGTCGTCGCGGTGATCGTGGTCGCCGTGTGGGGCGCCGGGTTCGGGGCCGTGCCGACGATGATCCAGACCTGGATGGCGCGCGTCGCGCCAGACCGGCTCGAGAGCGCGGGCGGACTCATCGTGGCCGCATTCCAGACGGCGATCACCATCGGCGCGGCCGTCGGCGGCCTGCTCGTGGACTCGGTCGGCGTGCAGGTCGCGTTCCTCGGCGGCGGCATCGCCGCAGTCATCGGCGGCATGGTGCTCGTCTCGGCGCGGGGGCGCTGA
- a CDS encoding LLM class F420-dependent oxidoreductase, whose product MSPTSSVRLGIQVQPQHAQYTAIRDTVLRLEELGADVVFNWDHFFPLSGDRDGLHFEAWTMLGAWAEQTERIEFGTLVNCNSYRNADLQADMARTLDHISSKGGEGRFIFGTGSGWFERDYDEYGYEFGTVGGRLNALADALPRIEARWAKLNPAPTRKIPVMIGGKGEQKTLKIVAKHADIWHSFVAPDELGRKLDVLKRWGDEVGRDVSEITVSNELGRGTADLEHADALYDAGVRLFTLGISGPDYDLSAVREYLAWRDAKNDLARVA is encoded by the coding sequence ATGAGCCCTACCTCGTCCGTGCGCCTCGGCATCCAGGTGCAGCCCCAGCACGCCCAGTACACCGCGATCCGCGACACGGTGCTCCGCCTCGAAGAGCTCGGCGCCGACGTCGTCTTCAACTGGGATCACTTCTTCCCGCTCTCCGGCGACCGCGACGGCCTGCACTTCGAGGCCTGGACCATGCTCGGCGCGTGGGCCGAGCAGACCGAGCGCATCGAGTTCGGCACGCTCGTGAACTGCAACTCGTATCGCAACGCCGACCTGCAGGCCGACATGGCCCGCACGCTCGACCACATCAGCTCGAAGGGCGGCGAGGGCCGCTTCATCTTCGGCACCGGGTCCGGATGGTTCGAGCGCGACTACGACGAGTACGGCTACGAGTTCGGCACGGTCGGCGGCCGGCTGAACGCCCTCGCCGACGCACTGCCCCGCATCGAGGCGCGCTGGGCGAAGCTCAACCCGGCGCCGACCCGCAAGATCCCCGTCATGATCGGCGGCAAGGGCGAGCAGAAGACGCTGAAGATCGTAGCGAAGCACGCCGACATCTGGCACTCGTTCGTGGCGCCCGACGAGCTCGGCCGCAAGCTCGACGTGCTGAAGCGCTGGGGCGACGAGGTCGGCCGCGACGTCTCCGAGATCACCGTGTCGAACGAGCTCGGGCGCGGCACGGCCGATCTCGAGCACGCCGATGCGCTCTACGACGCGGGGGTGCGCCTCTTCACGCTCGGCATCAGCGGCCCCGACTACGACCTCTCGGCCGTGCGCGAGTACCTCGCCTGGCGCGACGCGAAGAACGACCTGGCTCGGGTCGCCTGA
- a CDS encoding DUF4097 family beta strand repeat-containing protein has protein sequence MIHTARMIAVGAVAAAAALAFSGCGLLAPPERFSDDETLDARVQTIEIDEPAGSVIVKGAGEGTEIEVSRTVSYRGERTVGVTFEVDDGVLVLSGCGRNCVVDYTIELPAGVDVRGATSNGAIELSGVNEVDVATSNGRIELDDVTGAIEVESSNGRIEGRGLAGTGVRASTSNGAIDLRLSAAQDVEARTSNGAIELEVPTEGVGYRVETDTSNGSVEVDIDEDSDGEFTLDLGTSNGSISVTER, from the coding sequence ATGATTCACACAGCACGCATGATCGCGGTCGGCGCCGTCGCCGCGGCAGCAGCCCTGGCGTTCAGCGGATGCGGGCTCCTGGCCCCGCCCGAGCGGTTCAGCGACGACGAGACCCTCGACGCCCGGGTGCAGACGATCGAGATCGACGAGCCTGCGGGCAGCGTCATCGTGAAGGGCGCCGGAGAGGGCACCGAGATCGAGGTCTCGCGCACGGTCTCGTACCGGGGCGAGCGAACCGTCGGGGTGACGTTCGAGGTCGACGACGGCGTGCTCGTGCTCAGCGGATGCGGGCGGAACTGCGTCGTCGACTACACGATCGAGCTGCCGGCCGGCGTCGACGTGCGCGGCGCGACCTCGAACGGCGCGATCGAGCTGAGCGGGGTGAACGAGGTCGACGTCGCGACGAGCAACGGACGCATCGAGCTCGACGACGTCACGGGCGCGATCGAGGTCGAGTCCAGCAACGGCCGCATCGAGGGCCGGGGTCTCGCCGGCACCGGCGTGCGGGCGTCGACCTCGAACGGAGCGATCGACCTGCGCCTCTCGGCCGCGCAGGACGTCGAGGCCCGCACCTCGAACGGGGCGATCGAACTCGAGGTGCCGACCGAGGGCGTCGGCTACCGGGTCGAGACCGACACGTCGAACGGGTCGGTCGAGGTCGACATCGACGAGGATTCCGACGGCGAGTTCACGCTCGACCTCGGCACGTCGAACGGGTCGATCTCGGTCACCGAACGCTGA
- the lepB gene encoding signal peptidase I — translation MNRRGVAVAVVGAGAVLAVALGLGAVTGAAVHRADSPSMAPAIEVGDVVVSAGLNGVPERGDVVVFSDPGGWGPRVARLLGRDRVSETFVKRVVGLAGERVACCTAAGALTVDGAPLPEPYRVPNDGLASVLAFDEIVPDGEVFVLGDARSASIDSRYLGSVPLESVTGVVQFVVPLGG, via the coding sequence GTGAACCGTCGCGGCGTCGCCGTCGCGGTCGTCGGTGCCGGGGCCGTGCTCGCCGTCGCGCTCGGTCTCGGCGCGGTGACCGGCGCGGCGGTGCACCGGGCCGACTCCCCGTCGATGGCGCCGGCGATCGAGGTCGGCGACGTCGTGGTCTCCGCAGGACTCAACGGCGTGCCGGAGCGGGGCGACGTGGTGGTCTTCTCCGATCCCGGCGGATGGGGGCCGCGCGTCGCGCGGCTGCTCGGCCGGGACCGGGTGTCGGAGACGTTCGTGAAGCGCGTGGTCGGCCTCGCGGGGGAGCGCGTCGCGTGCTGCACCGCCGCCGGCGCGCTCACCGTCGACGGCGCGCCGTTGCCGGAGCCATACCGGGTGCCGAACGACGGGCTCGCGAGCGTGCTCGCCTTCGACGAGATCGTCCCCGACGGCGAGGTGTTCGTGCTCGGCGACGCGCGCTCGGCCTCGATCGACTCCCGCTACCTCGGCAGCGTGCCCCTCGAGTCGGTGACCGGCGTCGTGCAGTTCGTGGTGCCGCTCGGCGGATGA
- a CDS encoding peptide MFS transporter → MGKVTEPAPGEYGPPEPASEGSSEHDTRGDHGFFGQPRPLVHIFGVEMWERFSFYGMQGILLLYLYYSIADGGLGMDQAAAAGIVGAYGGAVYLSTILGAWVADRLLGSERVLFYSAIVIMGGHIALAALPGFLGVGVGLVLVAFGSGGLKANATSVVGSLYSEHDPRRDAGFSLFYLGINLGAFLGPLITGLVQDTWGFHWGFAVAAVGMALGLIQYAFGRKGLPAVASVVPNPLPRSRRGLVIGIAIAAVLLIAVLVLTGLVNAGNLVSWVIGATVVAAVSYFVVILRSSRITSTERSRVYAFIPLFIASVAFWSLYQQQFTVLTIYADEQLNRNIFGWVMPVPWVQSINPVFIIVLSGVFAAIWTKLGDRQPSTPIKFALGTALMGVAFLLFLPFAGGGENSTPLLWMVLILLVFTVAELLLSPVGLSVATKLAPGVFHTQMVALFFLSVALGSSIAGLLAGFYTVVNEATYFGVLGAIAIVLGAGLWLGRKPVLRLMAGVR, encoded by the coding sequence ATGGGCAAGGTCACCGAACCTGCCCCGGGGGAGTACGGCCCGCCTGAGCCTGCGAGCGAGGGCTCGAGCGAGCACGACACCCGGGGGGACCACGGCTTCTTCGGACAGCCGCGACCGCTGGTGCACATCTTCGGGGTGGAGATGTGGGAGCGGTTCAGCTTCTACGGCATGCAGGGCATCCTGCTGCTGTACCTGTACTACTCGATCGCCGACGGCGGCCTCGGCATGGACCAGGCTGCCGCGGCGGGCATCGTCGGCGCATACGGCGGGGCCGTCTACCTCTCGACGATCCTCGGCGCGTGGGTCGCCGACCGGTTGCTCGGCTCCGAGCGCGTGCTGTTCTACAGCGCCATCGTGATCATGGGCGGCCACATCGCGCTCGCCGCGCTGCCGGGATTCCTCGGCGTGGGCGTCGGGCTCGTGCTCGTGGCGTTCGGCTCCGGCGGCCTCAAGGCGAACGCGACGAGCGTCGTCGGCTCGCTCTACTCCGAGCACGACCCGCGGCGCGACGCCGGCTTCTCCCTCTTCTACCTCGGCATCAACCTCGGGGCGTTCCTCGGCCCGCTCATCACCGGCCTCGTGCAGGACACCTGGGGCTTCCACTGGGGCTTCGCCGTCGCCGCGGTCGGCATGGCGCTCGGCCTCATCCAGTACGCCTTCGGACGCAAGGGGCTGCCGGCCGTGGCATCCGTCGTCCCGAACCCGCTGCCCAGGTCGAGGCGGGGACTCGTGATCGGCATCGCGATCGCCGCGGTGCTGCTCATCGCCGTGCTCGTGCTGACCGGGCTGGTGAACGCCGGCAACCTCGTGTCGTGGGTGATCGGGGCCACCGTGGTCGCCGCCGTCTCGTACTTCGTCGTGATCCTGCGCAGCAGCCGCATCACGTCGACCGAGCGCAGCCGCGTGTACGCGTTCATCCCGTTGTTCATCGCGAGCGTCGCGTTCTGGTCGCTGTACCAGCAGCAGTTCACGGTGCTCACGATCTACGCCGACGAGCAGCTGAACCGGAACATCTTCGGCTGGGTGATGCCGGTGCCGTGGGTGCAGTCGATCAACCCGGTCTTCATCATCGTGCTGTCGGGGGTATTCGCCGCGATCTGGACGAAGCTCGGCGACCGCCAGCCGTCGACGCCGATCAAGTTCGCCCTCGGTACGGCGCTCATGGGTGTCGCGTTCCTGCTGTTCCTGCCGTTCGCGGGCGGCGGCGAGAACTCGACGCCGCTGCTCTGGATGGTGCTCATCCTGCTCGTCTTCACGGTCGCCGAACTGCTGCTGTCGCCGGTGGGCCTGTCGGTCGCCACGAAGCTCGCGCCTGGGGTGTTCCACACCCAGATGGTCGCGCTGTTCTTCCTCTCGGTCGCGCTCGGCTCGTCGATCGCCGGGCTGCTGGCGGGCTTCTACACGGTCGTGAACGAGGCGACGTACTTCGGCGTGCTCGGTGCCATCGCGATCGTGCTCGGCGCCGGGTTGTGGCTCGGCCGCAAGCCCGTGCTGCGGCTCATGGCGGGCGTCCGCTGA
- a CDS encoding IclR family transcriptional regulator → MSGPSGVSGVALALAVLEEVARGGPTLSANRIAQLLGMPRASAYRLINSLTSDEYLLRHPTLDGFVLGVRVVELAHLIAPSRADPIPGIIAALRERTGEAVHFVRYPGGRVVVVDEDPDLPLLSIDRTRRQLGATAIGRLLIAAFPPLQATSDPRAAKVVADSARASGISIEERRRIASEVAQLGHARCTERGPAPRACIAVPVRSPDGELVAAVVLSSAGGDLASAERHLGVLLEACDELARLAYPVGSTAG, encoded by the coding sequence ATGAGCGGCCCATCGGGCGTCAGCGGCGTCGCCCTCGCACTCGCGGTGCTCGAGGAGGTCGCCCGTGGCGGTCCGACGCTCTCGGCCAACCGCATCGCGCAGCTGCTCGGCATGCCGCGCGCGAGCGCGTACCGCCTCATCAACTCGCTCACGAGCGACGAGTACCTGCTGCGGCATCCGACGCTCGACGGCTTCGTGCTCGGCGTTCGCGTGGTCGAGCTCGCCCACCTCATCGCGCCGAGCCGGGCCGACCCGATCCCGGGCATCATCGCCGCGCTCCGGGAGCGCACCGGCGAAGCCGTGCACTTCGTGCGGTACCCGGGCGGTCGGGTCGTGGTCGTCGACGAGGATCCCGACCTGCCGCTGCTCTCGATCGACCGCACCCGCCGTCAACTCGGCGCGACGGCCATCGGCCGGCTCCTCATCGCCGCGTTCCCACCGCTGCAGGCAACCAGCGATCCTCGCGCGGCGAAGGTCGTCGCGGACTCGGCGCGTGCCTCGGGCATCTCGATCGAGGAGCGCCGGCGCATCGCATCGGAGGTCGCGCAGCTGGGCCATGCGCGGTGCACCGAGCGCGGTCCCGCCCCGCGTGCGTGCATCGCCGTTCCCGTTCGCTCCCCCGACGGGGAGCTGGTCGCGGCGGTCGTGCTCTCATCGGCCGGCGGCGACCTCGCGTCTGCCGAGCGGCACCTGGGCGTGCTGCTCGAAGCGTGCGACGAGTTGGCGCGTCTCGCCTATCCGGTGGGCTCGACGGCCGGCTGA
- a CDS encoding APC family permease, with protein MSALSDAIARRTPDASLASVSPLHGLRRGSVTTLDLVAQSVAAVAPAGGLLILTGGLVDRTGSFAFVTLLLTAAAVILVALSMSVFARRISAAGGIYTFVTRGLGPAAGMVAGVALLLGYAGVSIDTLRSAVRRLDAAFGGAERWAADGPASVLLVIGIGAAVTVVIALGARTSTRVMLVVEAVVVAALIAVSFTVFAATGWNIEGVVPDLGAAPSLSSFAEGIGFALICFVGFESGTALGPESRRPLAAVPRALVWTVGSVAAVYLFGMLAQLSAVAAGRDASLLTEADVAASPWLDPVIHAVVAASWIACTLACTNALVRLVFTMAREGVLPKALGRTSTRFATPHVAAVAVGAVLIAGTLLLVGAGRESLYRDVVHLAESMAFIIAYLAVCAAAIPYLVRIREFSLREAWPALLGTIALTGVAATEMLAEAADDATALCILVALIAAATIAHLLRVRSGPGLADRVGAYDTPVAADAISSAPARRP; from the coding sequence GTGAGCGCACTCAGCGACGCGATCGCGCGACGGACACCAGACGCGAGCCTCGCATCCGTGTCACCGCTGCACGGCCTGCGACGCGGATCGGTGACGACGCTCGACCTCGTCGCGCAATCGGTGGCCGCGGTGGCGCCGGCGGGCGGCCTCCTCATCCTGACCGGCGGACTCGTCGACCGCACCGGCTCGTTCGCGTTCGTGACCCTGCTGCTGACCGCAGCGGCGGTGATCCTCGTCGCACTGTCGATGTCCGTCTTCGCCCGGCGGATCTCCGCCGCCGGCGGCATCTACACCTTCGTGACGCGGGGCCTCGGCCCGGCCGCCGGCATGGTCGCCGGCGTCGCCCTGCTGCTCGGCTACGCGGGCGTCTCGATCGACACCCTGCGCAGCGCCGTGCGCCGGCTCGACGCCGCATTCGGGGGCGCCGAGCGATGGGCCGCCGACGGCCCCGCCTCCGTGCTGCTCGTGATCGGCATCGGCGCGGCCGTCACCGTCGTCATCGCCCTCGGCGCGCGCACATCGACGCGGGTCATGCTCGTCGTCGAGGCCGTCGTGGTCGCGGCCCTCATCGCGGTCTCGTTCACCGTGTTCGCGGCGACCGGCTGGAACATCGAGGGCGTCGTGCCCGATCTCGGCGCAGCACCCTCGCTCTCCTCGTTCGCCGAGGGCATCGGGTTCGCGCTCATCTGCTTCGTCGGCTTCGAGAGCGGCACCGCGCTCGGGCCCGAGAGCCGACGCCCGCTCGCCGCCGTGCCCCGCGCGCTGGTGTGGACCGTCGGTTCCGTCGCCGCGGTGTACCTGTTCGGCATGCTCGCCCAGCTCTCCGCCGTCGCTGCCGGTCGAGACGCGTCGCTGCTGACCGAGGCCGACGTCGCCGCGAGCCCGTGGCTCGACCCCGTGATCCACGCCGTCGTCGCCGCATCGTGGATCGCGTGCACGCTCGCCTGCACGAACGCGCTCGTGCGCCTCGTGTTCACCATGGCCCGCGAGGGGGTCCTCCCGAAGGCACTCGGACGCACGTCGACCAGGTTCGCGACGCCCCACGTCGCGGCCGTCGCCGTGGGTGCGGTGCTCATCGCCGGAACGCTCCTGCTCGTCGGGGCGGGCCGAGAATCGCTCTACCGCGACGTCGTGCACCTGGCCGAGAGCATGGCGTTCATCATCGCCTACCTCGCGGTCTGCGCGGCGGCGATCCCCTACCTGGTGCGCATCCGCGAGTTCAGCCTGCGAGAGGCGTGGCCCGCGCTGCTCGGCACGATCGCGCTCACCGGGGTCGCAGCCACCGAGATGCTCGCCGAGGCCGCCGACGACGCGACGGCGCTGTGCATCCTGGTCGCCCTCATCGCGGCGGCGACGATCGCGCACCTGCTGCGCGTGCGCTCGGGCCCCGGGCTCGCCGACCGCGTCGGCGCCTACGACACGCCCGTGGCCGCCGACGCGATCTCCTCGGCTCCGGCTCGGCGGCCATGA
- a CDS encoding AraC family transcriptional regulator: MPQAHGLVDDAVTIGRFLEHLRWSVIETSGRDLAPGEVRRDTHESTRLHVVLSGTIELVRGDEAVTLDRGDVALLAQGGPTRLTASGDARLLSATIALVVPSPTMTKAMPPVLAARGFGRSEPGFSSLLDTMHREASDARPGSAIVLAGLTDVVISAAVRFWLEHGCGTARAWLAAASDPNVGDALAAIHQNPGSPWTVASLARIARASRSQFAEQFRAAVGDTPARYVTRIRMTQAERMLRDGEPVSGIAYRLGYDSEDGFSRAFRRHSGVAPSRWRRIAALQPVA; this comes from the coding sequence TTGCCGCAGGCCCATGGCCTGGTCGACGACGCCGTCACGATCGGCCGGTTCCTCGAGCACCTGAGGTGGTCGGTGATCGAGACGTCCGGACGCGATCTCGCCCCCGGCGAGGTGCGTCGTGACACCCACGAGTCGACCCGGCTGCACGTGGTGCTCTCGGGAACCATCGAGCTCGTTCGGGGCGACGAGGCGGTCACCCTCGACCGGGGCGACGTCGCCCTCCTCGCGCAGGGCGGTCCGACCCGCTTGACGGCATCGGGCGATGCCCGCCTGCTCAGCGCGACCATCGCACTCGTCGTCCCCAGCCCGACGATGACGAAGGCGATGCCGCCGGTGCTCGCCGCCCGCGGGTTCGGCCGCAGCGAACCCGGCTTCTCCAGCCTGCTCGACACCATGCACCGCGAGGCCTCCGACGCTCGACCGGGCTCCGCCATCGTGCTCGCCGGGCTGACCGACGTGGTCATCTCTGCGGCGGTGCGGTTCTGGCTCGAACACGGCTGCGGCACGGCGCGAGCGTGGCTGGCCGCCGCGAGCGACCCGAACGTCGGAGACGCCCTCGCGGCGATCCACCAGAACCCCGGATCGCCGTGGACGGTCGCGTCGCTCGCCCGCATCGCGCGAGCGTCGCGCTCGCAGTTCGCCGAGCAGTTCCGCGCCGCGGTCGGCGACACCCCTGCGCGGTACGTCACCCGCATCCGAATGACGCAGGCCGAGCGGATGCTCCGCGACGGCGAGCCCGTGAGCGGGATCGCCTACCGCCTCGGCTACGACAGTGAAGACGGGTTCAGCCGCGCATTCCGCCGGCACAGCGGCGTCGCCCCGAGCCGCTGGCGACGGATCGCAGCGCTGCAGCCCGTCGCCTGA
- a CDS encoding DUF305 domain-containing protein, protein MRRPIATTVALAVVLVAGAALIGPRLAAADAAQATERIDGAPGSTVMAASGRAETSEALVPSGAADGTAASVDDVPDDADMLFAMMMVPHHEQAVELSRMLAATPGIDGFSTSLAAFIDADQTKEIVAMNAWLDAWHGVGIMNHDRGGAMAGMATPEQIAEFDALSGAAAEARFLELMIAHHRGALAMADDAIADGRNSYIRSLAKHIAAEQEREIAAMTLRLGEL, encoded by the coding sequence ATGCGACGTCCCATCGCGACGACGGTCGCCCTGGCGGTCGTCCTCGTCGCCGGCGCGGCCCTGATCGGGCCGAGGCTCGCGGCGGCCGACGCCGCACAGGCGACCGAGCGCATCGACGGCGCCCCGGGCAGCACCGTCATGGCGGCCTCCGGCCGGGCCGAGACATCCGAGGCCCTCGTGCCGTCGGGCGCCGCGGACGGAACAGCGGCCTCGGTCGACGACGTGCCCGACGACGCGGACATGCTGTTCGCGATGATGATGGTGCCGCATCACGAGCAGGCCGTCGAGCTCTCGCGGATGCTCGCTGCGACGCCGGGCATCGACGGCTTTTCGACCTCGCTCGCAGCCTTCATCGATGCGGACCAGACCAAGGAGATCGTGGCCATGAACGCGTGGCTCGACGCCTGGCACGGGGTCGGCATCATGAACCACGACCGCGGCGGGGCGATGGCGGGCATGGCGACGCCCGAGCAGATCGCCGAGTTCGACGCCCTGTCGGGTGCGGCCGCGGAGGCCAGGTTCCTCGAGTTGATGATCGCCCACCATCGTGGTGCGCTCGCCATGGCCGACGATGCGATCGCCGACGGCCGCAACAGCTACATCCGCTCGCTCGCGAAGCACATCGCCGCAGAGCAGGAGCGGGAGATCGCCGCGATGACCCTCAGGCTGGGCGAGCTGTGA